From one Streptomyces sp. CA-210063 genomic stretch:
- a CDS encoding branched-chain amino acid aminotransferase: MTTPTIELKPSAHPLSDAEREAVLANPGFGRHFTDHMVTIKWTEGRGWHDGQLVPYGPLSLDPANMTLHYAQEIFEGLKAYRRPDGSVATFRPEMNAKRFQRSARRLAMPELPVETFIEACDVLVQQDRAWVPAHGGEESLYLRPFMIATEVGLGVKPANEYLFLVIASPAGAYFPGGVKPVSIWVSEEHVRAVPGGMGDAKTGGNYAASLLAQAEAAAEGCAQVCYLDAVERRWVEELGGMNLYFVYGDRIVTPTLTGSILEGVTRDSLLTVAADLGYTAEEGRISIDQWQADSESGALTEVFACGTAAVITPVGTVKRTGAAWQQSGGEPGPVTLKLREALLNIQRGTLEDKHGWMHELA; this comes from the coding sequence ATGACGACGCCCACGATCGAGCTGAAGCCGTCCGCCCACCCGCTCTCCGACGCGGAGCGCGAGGCGGTCCTGGCCAACCCCGGCTTCGGCCGCCACTTCACCGACCATATGGTGACGATCAAGTGGACCGAGGGCCGCGGCTGGCACGACGGTCAGCTCGTGCCGTACGGCCCGCTCTCCCTCGACCCCGCGAACATGACCCTGCACTACGCGCAGGAGATCTTCGAGGGGCTGAAGGCGTACCGGCGGCCCGACGGTTCCGTCGCCACCTTCCGCCCGGAGATGAACGCCAAGCGTTTCCAGCGGTCCGCCAGGCGTCTGGCCATGCCCGAGCTGCCGGTGGAGACCTTCATCGAGGCGTGCGACGTCCTGGTCCAGCAGGACAGGGCGTGGGTGCCCGCGCACGGCGGCGAGGAGTCCCTCTACCTGCGCCCGTTCATGATCGCCACCGAGGTCGGCCTGGGCGTCAAGCCGGCCAACGAGTACCTCTTCCTGGTCATCGCCTCCCCGGCCGGCGCCTACTTCCCCGGCGGCGTGAAGCCCGTCTCCATCTGGGTCTCCGAGGAGCACGTCCGTGCCGTCCCCGGCGGCATGGGCGACGCCAAGACCGGCGGCAACTACGCGGCGTCCCTGCTCGCCCAGGCCGAGGCGGCGGCCGAGGGCTGCGCCCAGGTCTGCTACCTCGACGCGGTCGAGCGCAGGTGGGTCGAGGAACTCGGCGGCATGAACCTGTACTTCGTGTACGGCGACCGCATCGTCACCCCCACCCTCACCGGCTCGATCCTGGAGGGCGTCACCCGCGACTCCCTGCTGACGGTCGCCGCCGACCTCGGCTACACCGCCGAGGAGGGCCGAATCTCCATCGACCAGTGGCAGGCCGACTCCGAGAGCGGCGCCCTCACCGAGGTCTTCGCCTGTGGCACCGCCGCCGTCATCACCCCCGTCGGCACGGTCAAGCGCACCGGCGCCGCCTGGCAGCAGTCCGGCGGCGAGCCCGGCCCCGTCACCCTCAAGCTCCGCGAGGCCCTGCTGAACATCCAGCGCGGCACGCTGGAGGACAAGCACGGCTGGATGCACGAGCTGGCCTGA
- the cimA gene encoding citramalate synthase, with protein MTETSELDDSFHVFDTTLRDGAQREGINLTVADKLAIARHLDDFGVGFIEGGWPGANPRDTEFFARARKEIDFKHAQLVAFGATRRAGGKASEDPQVKALLDSGAPVITLVAKSHDRHVELALRTTLDENLEMVRDTVSHLRAQGRRVFVDCEHFFDGYRANPEYAKAVVRAAAEAGADVVILCDTNGGMLPAQVQAVVATVLADTGARLGIHAQDDTGCAVANTLAAVDAGATHVQCTANGYGERVGNSNLFPVVAALELKYGKKVLPEGALREMTRISHAIAEVVNLTPSTHQPYVGVSAFAHKAGLHASAIKVDPDLYQHIDPEQVGNTMRMLVSDMAGRASIELKGKELGVDLGDDRELVGRVVERVKERELRGYTYEAADASFEILLRDEVAGTPQRYFRTESWRAIVEDRPDGSHANEATVKLWAKSERIVATAEGNGPVNALDRALRVALEKIYPQLAKLELVDYKVRILEGKHGTNSTTRVLISTSDGTGEWSTVGVADNVIAASWQALEDAYTYGLLRAGVEPAE; from the coding sequence ATGACGGAAACCAGCGAGCTCGACGACTCGTTCCACGTCTTCGACACCACCCTGCGCGACGGCGCCCAGCGTGAGGGCATCAACCTCACGGTCGCGGACAAGCTGGCCATCGCACGGCACCTGGACGACTTCGGCGTCGGCTTCATCGAGGGCGGCTGGCCCGGCGCCAACCCGAGGGACACCGAGTTCTTCGCCCGCGCGCGAAAAGAGATCGACTTCAAGCACGCCCAGCTGGTCGCCTTCGGCGCCACCCGCCGCGCGGGCGGCAAGGCGAGCGAGGACCCGCAGGTCAAGGCCCTCCTCGACTCGGGCGCCCCGGTCATCACCCTCGTCGCCAAGTCCCACGACCGCCATGTGGAACTGGCGCTGCGCACCACCCTCGACGAGAACCTGGAGATGGTCCGCGACACCGTCTCCCACCTCCGCGCACAGGGCCGCCGGGTCTTCGTCGACTGCGAGCACTTCTTCGACGGCTACCGCGCCAACCCCGAGTACGCCAAGGCCGTCGTCCGTGCCGCCGCCGAGGCCGGCGCCGACGTCGTGATCCTCTGCGACACCAACGGCGGCATGCTCCCCGCCCAGGTCCAGGCCGTCGTCGCCACCGTCCTCGCCGACACCGGCGCCCGCCTCGGCATCCACGCCCAGGACGACACCGGCTGCGCGGTCGCCAACACCCTGGCCGCCGTCGACGCCGGCGCGACCCACGTCCAGTGCACCGCCAACGGATACGGCGAGCGCGTCGGCAACTCCAACCTCTTCCCGGTCGTCGCCGCCCTGGAGCTGAAGTACGGCAAGAAGGTCCTCCCCGAGGGCGCGCTGAGGGAAATGACGAGGATCTCGCACGCGATCGCCGAGGTCGTCAACCTCACGCCCTCCACGCACCAGCCGTACGTCGGTGTCTCCGCCTTCGCGCACAAGGCCGGCCTGCACGCCTCCGCGATCAAGGTCGACCCGGACCTGTACCAGCACATCGACCCCGAGCAGGTCGGCAACACCATGCGGATGCTGGTCTCCGACATGGCGGGCCGCGCCTCCATCGAGCTCAAGGGCAAGGAACTGGGCGTCGATCTCGGCGACGACCGCGAACTGGTCGGCCGGGTCGTCGAGCGGGTCAAGGAACGCGAGCTCAGGGGCTACACCTACGAGGCCGCCGACGCGAGCTTCGAGATCCTGCTGCGCGACGAGGTCGCGGGCACGCCCCAGCGCTACTTCCGCACGGAGTCCTGGCGGGCCATCGTCGAGGACCGCCCCGACGGCAGTCACGCCAACGAGGCCACCGTCAAGCTGTGGGCCAAGAGCGAGCGCATCGTCGCCACGGCCGAGGGCAACGGCCCGGTCAACGCGCTCGACCGCGCCCTGCGCGTCGCCCTGGAGAAGATCTACCCCCAGCTCGCCAAGCTGGAGCTGGTCGACTACAAGGTCCGGATCCTGGAGGGCAAGCACGGCACGAATTCCACGACCCGTGTGCTGATCTCCACGTCCGACGGTACGGGGGAGTGGTCCACGGTCGGTGTCGCCGACAATGTGATCGCCGCGTCGTGGCAGGCGCTGGAGGACGCGTACACGTATGGGCTGCTGCGGGCGGGTGTGGAGCCGGCGGAGTAG
- a CDS encoding glycoside hydrolase family 3 N-terminal domain-containing protein, with product MRNRRTSMLVSAALLSGLIPLSFAPTATAAAPAKVATDATAHPVAEGGTAHVRVAVTGTVDRPVTVAYRTTPDADHTPTDGTLTFPAGTPSGTSRTIAVRTLRDGVAETAETIPVELTVTGAEAPADTPTVVIDAHGLPYLNPGLPVRKRVADLLSRMTPEEKAGQMTQAERGALATPDDITAYGLGSVLSGGGSTPARNTPEAWAEMIDGFQLRALSTRLQIPLIYGVDAVHGHNNLAGATITPHNIGLGATRDPEVAHEMGELTAAETRATGIPWDFAPCLCVTRDDRWGRAYESFGEDPALVKSMETVIQGLQGARDGRDLDRGDKVLATAKHFVGDGGTEYGSSTTGTYTIDQGITEVTRQELEAVHLSPYQEAVDRGVGSVMPSFSSLDILGDGKGAVKMHARADMINGVLKDRMGFDGFVVSDWQAIDQIPGDYASDVRTSVNAGLDMIMVPYAYGDFHRTLVAEVKAGRVSERRVDDAVSRILTQKFKLGLFEKPYADTAGIPGIGSAKHRAAAREAVAKSQVLLKNKGGVLPLRKSQKVYVAGSNADDIGNQSGGWTITWQGSSGDITEGTTVLEGIRKVGGNRVTYSQDASAPTSGHDVGVVVVGETPYAEGFGDVGNGHDLELSAADRAAVDKVCGAMKCAVLIVSGRPQLIGDRLGDMDALVASWLPGSEGDGVADVLYGKRPFTGRLPVTWPRSEAQLPINVGDASYDPQFPYGWGLTTKGAAPERGAHAAVLKARQLVQWKVGQDVRMTEAVAKPFAEADHLLLTGRYTRALAKLGEAYRAA from the coding sequence ATGCGGAACCGAAGAACGTCGATGCTCGTCTCGGCCGCCCTGCTGTCCGGCCTGATCCCGCTGTCGTTCGCCCCCACGGCGACGGCGGCCGCACCCGCGAAGGTGGCGACGGACGCCACCGCACACCCCGTGGCCGAGGGCGGCACGGCCCACGTCCGCGTCGCCGTCACCGGCACGGTCGACAGACCCGTCACCGTGGCGTACCGGACGACCCCCGACGCCGACCACACCCCCACCGACGGCACCCTGACCTTCCCGGCGGGCACCCCCTCCGGCACCTCCCGCACCATCGCCGTACGCACCCTGCGCGACGGCGTCGCGGAGACGGCGGAGACGATCCCCGTCGAACTCACCGTCACCGGCGCCGAGGCCCCCGCCGACACCCCGACCGTCGTCATCGACGCCCACGGCCTGCCGTATCTGAACCCCGGACTGCCGGTGAGGAAGCGAGTCGCGGACCTCCTCTCCCGGATGACCCCGGAGGAGAAGGCCGGCCAGATGACCCAGGCCGAGCGCGGCGCCCTGGCCACCCCCGACGACATCACGGCGTACGGCCTCGGCTCGGTCCTCTCCGGCGGCGGCTCGACCCCCGCGCGGAACACACCCGAGGCCTGGGCCGAGATGATCGACGGCTTCCAGCTCCGCGCGCTGTCCACGCGGTTGCAGATCCCGCTGATCTACGGGGTGGACGCGGTCCACGGTCACAACAACCTCGCCGGCGCCACGATCACCCCGCACAACATCGGCCTGGGCGCCACCCGTGACCCCGAAGTCGCCCACGAAATGGGCGAGTTGACGGCGGCCGAGACCCGGGCCACCGGCATCCCGTGGGACTTCGCCCCCTGCCTGTGCGTGACGCGCGACGACCGCTGGGGCCGCGCGTACGAGTCGTTCGGCGAGGACCCGGCGCTCGTGAAGTCCATGGAGACGGTCATCCAGGGCCTCCAGGGCGCCCGCGACGGACGGGACCTGGACCGCGGCGACAAGGTCCTCGCCACCGCCAAGCACTTCGTCGGCGACGGCGGCACCGAGTACGGCTCGTCCACGACCGGCACGTACACGATCGACCAGGGCATCACCGAGGTCACCCGCCAGGAACTGGAGGCGGTCCACCTCTCGCCGTACCAGGAGGCCGTGGACCGGGGCGTCGGCTCGGTCATGCCGTCCTTCTCGTCCCTCGACATCCTGGGCGACGGCAAGGGCGCGGTGAAGATGCACGCCCGCGCCGACATGATCAACGGCGTCCTCAAGGACCGTATGGGCTTCGACGGCTTCGTCGTCAGCGACTGGCAGGCCATCGACCAGATCCCCGGCGACTACGCCTCCGACGTCCGTACGTCCGTCAACGCCGGCCTCGACATGATCATGGTCCCGTACGCGTACGGCGACTTCCACCGGACCCTCGTCGCCGAGGTGAAGGCGGGCCGCGTCAGCGAGCGGCGTGTGGACGACGCCGTCTCCCGCATCCTCACCCAGAAGTTCAAGCTGGGCCTCTTCGAGAAGCCGTACGCCGACACCGCCGGCATCCCCGGCATCGGCTCGGCGAAGCACCGCGCGGCGGCCCGCGAGGCGGTGGCGAAGTCGCAGGTGCTGCTGAAGAACAAGGGCGGGGTCCTGCCGCTGAGGAAGTCCCAGAAGGTGTACGTGGCCGGTTCGAACGCCGACGACATCGGCAACCAGTCCGGCGGCTGGACGATCACCTGGCAGGGCTCGTCCGGTGACATCACCGAGGGCACGACCGTCCTGGAGGGCATCCGAAAGGTCGGCGGGAACCGCGTCACGTACTCCCAGGACGCCTCCGCCCCCACCTCCGGGCACGACGTGGGCGTGGTCGTCGTCGGCGAGACCCCGTACGCCGAGGGCTTCGGCGACGTGGGCAACGGCCACGACCTGGAGCTGAGCGCCGCCGACAGGGCCGCCGTGGACAAGGTCTGCGGCGCCATGAAGTGCGCGGTGCTGATCGTCTCCGGGCGCCCCCAGCTCATCGGCGACCGGCTCGGCGACATGGACGCGCTCGTCGCCTCCTGGCTCCCCGGCTCCGAGGGCGACGGCGTCGCGGACGTCCTCTACGGCAAGCGGCCCTTCACCGGCCGGCTCCCGGTCACCTGGCCGAGGTCGGAGGCACAGCTGCCGATCAACGTCGGCGACGCGTCGTACGACCCGCAGTTCCCGTACGGCTGGGGCCTGACGACGAAGGGCGCGGCACCGGAGCGGGGCGCGCACGCCGCGGTGCTCAAGGCGCGGCAGCTGGTGCAGTGGAAGGTCGGCCAGGACGTCCGTATGACGGAGGCGGTCGCGAAGCCCTTCGCGGAGGCCGACCACCTGCTGCTCACGGGCCGCTACACGCGGGCACTGGCGAAGCTCGGGGAGGCGTACCGGGCGGCGTGA
- a CDS encoding aminoglycoside phosphotransferase family protein, translating into MIDITAELVRTLVSDQFPEWSDLPVSPVDRQGWDNRTFRLGEQLTVRLPSAEGYVAAVAKEDRCLPHLAEQLSLPVPEPVAVGRPAAGYPFPWSVRRWLPGDTVEASTDIDRTQLARDLGDFLTELREAPAHQGPAAGRHSYFRGCHPSVYGDEVEGALDRLKDVVDVGACREIWASALTSAWPLPPTWFHGDVSVGNLLATGGALSAVIDFGSSGVGDPACDLVIAWNHFVGEERKVFREAVGLPEDAWRRARGWALWKALVSMAGLSSPDPDGTQSRVLVKVLEDPVI; encoded by the coding sequence GTGATCGACATCACCGCCGAACTCGTACGCACCCTGGTCTCCGACCAGTTCCCGGAGTGGAGCGACCTCCCGGTCAGTCCCGTCGACCGCCAGGGCTGGGACAACCGCACCTTCCGGCTCGGCGAGCAGCTGACCGTGCGTCTCCCGAGCGCGGAGGGCTACGTGGCCGCCGTGGCGAAGGAGGACCGGTGTCTGCCCCACCTGGCCGAACAACTGTCGTTGCCCGTACCGGAACCGGTCGCTGTCGGGCGTCCGGCGGCGGGCTATCCGTTCCCGTGGTCGGTGCGGAGATGGCTTCCGGGGGACACGGTCGAGGCCTCGACGGACATCGACCGGACCCAACTGGCCCGCGATCTCGGCGACTTCCTGACCGAACTGCGCGAGGCTCCGGCCCACCAGGGCCCGGCCGCCGGGCGGCACTCGTACTTTCGTGGCTGCCACCCCAGCGTCTACGGCGATGAGGTCGAGGGCGCCCTCGACAGACTGAAGGATGTCGTCGATGTCGGTGCGTGCCGGGAAATCTGGGCGAGCGCGCTGACGTCTGCCTGGCCACTGCCACCCACGTGGTTCCACGGTGACGTCTCGGTCGGCAATCTCCTCGCCACCGGCGGAGCACTCTCCGCCGTCATCGACTTCGGCTCGTCCGGCGTCGGCGACCCCGCCTGCGACCTCGTCATCGCCTGGAACCACTTCGTCGGCGAGGAACGGAAGGTGTTTCGGGAGGCGGTCGGTCTGCCCGAGGACGCCTGGCGGCGAGCGCGCGGATGGGCGCTCTGGAAGGCGCTGGTGAGCATGGCGGGTCTGTCCAGCCCTGACCCCGACGGTACCCAGAGCCGGGTGCTGGTCAAGGTGTTGGAGGACCCGGTCATATAG
- a CDS encoding 3-isopropylmalate dehydrogenase: protein MSRSLNLAVIPGDGIGQEVVAQGLKVLSAVLPQDVKLETKEYDFGAKRYHATGETLTDADVAALKQHDAILLGAIGDPSVPSGVLERGFLLKLRFLFDHHVNLRPSKLLPGVETPLKGQPEIDFIVVREGTEGPYTGNGGTIRKGTPHEVATEVSVNTAFGVERVVRDAFARAQARPRKKLTLVHKNNVLAFAGHLWTNIFNQVAEEFPDVTTDYIHVDAATIYLVTDPARFDVIVTDNLFGDIITDLAAAVSGGIGVAASGNINPSGEFPSMFEPVHGSAPDIAGQGKADPSATVLSVALLLRHRGFEAEAAAIEEAVSADLAERVGKPARTTDEIGDALAVRVAG from the coding sequence ATGTCTCGCAGCCTCAATCTCGCAGTGATCCCCGGTGACGGCATCGGTCAGGAAGTCGTGGCCCAGGGGCTCAAGGTCCTCTCCGCCGTCCTTCCGCAGGATGTGAAGCTGGAGACCAAGGAGTACGACTTCGGCGCGAAGCGCTATCACGCCACCGGTGAGACCCTCACCGACGCCGACGTGGCCGCGCTCAAGCAGCACGACGCGATCCTGCTCGGCGCGATCGGCGACCCGAGCGTCCCCTCCGGGGTCCTGGAGCGCGGCTTCCTGCTGAAGCTCCGCTTCCTCTTCGACCACCACGTCAACCTGAGGCCGAGCAAGCTGCTGCCGGGCGTCGAGACCCCCCTCAAGGGCCAGCCCGAGATCGACTTCATCGTGGTCCGCGAGGGCACCGAGGGCCCGTACACGGGCAACGGCGGCACGATCCGCAAGGGCACCCCGCACGAGGTCGCCACCGAGGTCTCCGTGAACACGGCCTTCGGTGTCGAGCGCGTGGTCCGTGACGCGTTCGCCCGCGCCCAGGCCCGCCCGCGCAAGAAGCTCACCCTCGTCCACAAGAACAACGTGCTGGCCTTCGCCGGTCACCTGTGGACGAACATCTTCAACCAGGTGGCCGAGGAGTTCCCCGACGTCACCACCGACTACATCCATGTCGACGCGGCGACGATCTACCTCGTCACCGACCCGGCCCGCTTCGACGTGATCGTCACCGACAACCTCTTCGGCGACATCATCACCGACCTCGCCGCGGCCGTCTCCGGCGGCATCGGCGTCGCCGCCAGCGGGAACATCAACCCGTCCGGCGAGTTCCCCTCGATGTTCGAGCCCGTGCACGGCTCGGCCCCGGACATCGCCGGCCAGGGCAAGGCGGACCCCTCCGCCACGGTCCTGTCCGTCGCCCTGCTCCTGCGCCACCGCGGCTTCGAGGCCGAGGCCGCAGCGATCGAGGAGGCCGTCTCCGCCGACCTCGCGGAGCGCGTCGGCAAGCCCGCCCGTACGACGGACGAGATCGGCGACGCCCTCGCCGTACGAGTAGCCGGCTGA
- a CDS encoding serine protease: MKRLITALKRCAAIGAAALAIASLQPVSAAQAAPAPVVGGTRAAQGEFPFMVRLSMGCGGALYTQQIVLTAAHCVGATGNNTSYTATAGVVDLQNTSGRVQVRSTKVYRAPGYNGDGKDWALIKLATPINLPTLKIATTTAYNTGTFTVAGWGAATEGGSQQRYMLKATVPFVSDATCRSYSGYSGLIAGEEICAGLAAGGVDTCQGDSGGPMFRRDNANEWVQVGIVSWGIGCARPNAPGVYTEVSTFASQIAAAAATL; the protein is encoded by the coding sequence TTGAAGAGACTCATCACCGCCCTGAAGAGATGCGCTGCGATCGGCGCCGCCGCTCTCGCGATCGCCAGCCTTCAGCCCGTGTCGGCCGCGCAGGCCGCTCCGGCTCCCGTCGTCGGTGGTACCCGCGCCGCGCAGGGCGAGTTCCCGTTCATGGTCCGGTTGTCGATGGGCTGTGGCGGCGCGCTGTACACGCAGCAGATCGTGCTGACGGCCGCGCACTGTGTCGGCGCGACCGGCAACAACACCAGCTACACGGCCACGGCCGGTGTCGTGGACCTCCAGAACACCAGCGGCCGGGTCCAGGTCCGCTCGACCAAGGTGTACCGGGCCCCCGGCTACAACGGCGACGGCAAGGACTGGGCGCTCATCAAGCTGGCCACGCCCATCAACCTCCCGACGCTGAAGATCGCCACGACCACGGCGTACAACACCGGCACCTTCACGGTCGCCGGCTGGGGCGCGGCCACCGAGGGCGGCTCGCAGCAGCGGTACATGCTCAAGGCCACCGTGCCGTTCGTGAGCGACGCGACCTGCCGTTCGTACAGCGGCTACAGCGGGCTCATCGCGGGCGAGGAGATCTGCGCCGGGCTCGCGGCGGGTGGCGTCGACACCTGCCAGGGCGACTCCGGCGGTCCGATGTTCCGCCGGGACAACGCCAACGAGTGGGTCCAGGTCGGCATCGTCAGCTGGGGCATAGGCTGCGCCCGGCCCAACGCCCCCGGTGTCTACACCGAGGTGTCCACCTTCGCGTCCCAGATCGCGGCGGCCGCGGCCACTCTCTGA
- a CDS encoding DUF397 domain-containing protein, with protein MTLFNRHLPREISDELAWFKSSYSSNEGGNCVEVATTPSTVHIRDSKIPTGNVLTVSPSTWSVFLERVTG; from the coding sequence TTGACGCTTTTCAACAGGCACTTGCCGCGCGAGATCTCGGACGAACTGGCGTGGTTCAAGTCGAGCTACAGCAGCAACGAAGGCGGCAACTGCGTCGAGGTCGCCACCACCCCCTCCACCGTCCACATCCGCGACTCCAAGATCCCCACGGGCAACGTCCTCACCGTCTCCCCCAGCACCTGGAGCGTCTTCCTTGAGCGCGTCACCGGCTGA
- a CDS encoding ATP-binding protein: protein MFDRNWEWSELTAFATDDGPEATMAVVSGRRRQGKSFLLDSLARAAGGFYFCAYEATEAESLRRFGEELGQHSGSIAPMRFDRWEQAIDALLALGKDGPLPVVIDEFPYLARATPSLPSIVQVAYGPRRPERLQSRTRLLLCGSSLSFMGKLLSGTSPLRGRAGLELVVRPLDFRQAAAFWGIDDPRLALLVHSVVGGTPAYRREFVRDDVPADLPDFDAWVCRTALSPRSPLYREARYLLADESDLRDRALYHSVLAALASGNATAGRIAGCLERPTSDITHPLTVLQDCGLVRRETDAFRRNRSVYRVGEPLIAFDHAISRPKLPLLDRGMAEHVWETSRARFLSAVVGPHFEQICREWVTHFAAPDTFGGMPIDVSYGTVPDPAAHSSHEIDVVVRGAVGQDNGVLLSLGEAKWDQVMGIGHLERLRHAKALLADRGVDTSAARLACYSGAGFTEELRAVEKQGDAVLVDLARLYEGE from the coding sequence ATGTTCGACCGAAACTGGGAATGGAGCGAGCTGACCGCATTCGCGACCGACGACGGCCCGGAAGCGACCATGGCCGTCGTCTCCGGGCGGCGACGGCAAGGCAAGTCCTTCCTCCTCGACTCCCTCGCCAGAGCAGCCGGCGGCTTCTACTTCTGCGCGTACGAGGCGACGGAAGCCGAGTCGTTGCGTCGCTTCGGCGAGGAGCTGGGCCAGCACAGCGGAAGCATCGCTCCGATGCGCTTCGATCGCTGGGAGCAGGCCATCGACGCGTTGCTCGCGCTGGGCAAGGACGGCCCGCTCCCCGTCGTCATCGACGAGTTCCCGTACCTGGCCAGGGCGACCCCGTCCCTGCCCTCCATCGTCCAGGTCGCGTACGGTCCCAGGCGCCCGGAACGGCTCCAGTCCCGCACCCGCCTTCTCCTCTGCGGCAGCTCGCTCTCCTTCATGGGCAAGCTGCTCAGCGGAACGTCACCGCTTCGCGGGCGCGCCGGTCTCGAACTCGTCGTCCGGCCGTTGGACTTCCGGCAGGCTGCCGCCTTCTGGGGCATCGACGACCCACGGCTCGCCCTGCTCGTACACAGTGTGGTCGGCGGAACTCCCGCGTACCGCCGGGAGTTCGTACGCGACGACGTCCCCGCCGACCTTCCGGACTTCGACGCCTGGGTCTGCCGTACGGCCCTGTCCCCGCGCTCGCCGCTGTACCGCGAGGCCCGTTACCTCCTCGCGGACGAATCCGATCTGCGGGACCGGGCCCTGTACCACTCCGTCCTCGCGGCCCTGGCCTCGGGAAACGCGACGGCGGGACGGATCGCCGGGTGTCTGGAGCGTCCGACCAGCGACATCACCCATCCCCTCACCGTCCTCCAGGACTGCGGACTCGTACGCCGGGAGACGGACGCCTTCCGTAGGAACCGGAGCGTGTATCGCGTGGGTGAACCGCTGATCGCCTTCGACCACGCCATCTCCCGGCCCAAACTCCCCCTCCTGGACCGAGGCATGGCGGAACACGTCTGGGAGACCTCACGTGCTCGCTTCCTCTCCGCCGTCGTAGGACCGCACTTCGAGCAGATCTGCCGCGAGTGGGTGACCCATTTCGCTGCGCCGGACACGTTCGGCGGTATGCCGATCGACGTCTCGTACGGCACGGTCCCGGACCCGGCGGCGCACAGCAGTCATGAGATCGACGTGGTCGTACGGGGCGCGGTGGGCCAGGACAACGGGGTTCTACTCTCCCTGGGTGAGGCCAAGTGGGACCAGGTCATGGGCATCGGCCATTTGGAACGGCTGCGCCACGCCAAGGCCCTGCTCGCGGACCGAGGGGTCGACACGTCGGCTGCGCGGCTGGCCTGTTACAGCGGAGCAGGATTCACGGAAGAGCTGCGGGCCGTGGAAAAGCAGGGGGATGCGGTCCTGGTGGATCTCGCGCGGTTGTACGAAGGAGAGTGA